One Mya arenaria isolate MELC-2E11 chromosome 5, ASM2691426v1 genomic window carries:
- the LOC128233951 gene encoding uncharacterized protein LOC128233951 encodes MPRQWMLICAQLAVLASALFGYISAAPNHYGTISVVGPAFVNREVTLKATPFYPWGCHVEWKYIIDGQTQVQTMDADFATRYSADESFFLKWKATVAYNKSVFYAVCSTNTSIRTNIVSLNMTDIVGKCGTLVLLNQVVQGEDVKLGYFPSDLSIWYETSLRRTWIKNSKELKLREGYNVEEELSAYLYTLTVLNFDKKDEGSYVLVCNATATTESVQLYILERPSYPVLGPKSPDFNTTECIYVYGGSDLYCKTENGTNPVQVELKLDQNSFVLAESKEIKGLYRFHDLYQQMAGLSRQNVTCLVSNPALETPYDVHGILCNVEKGTRPVITVPEFLDGESSTTVCEVHNAFPAPAIEIRVGTFLLADVQQTDSFNISSNTFTSRAKATKTNKTWNGKQMCCTSKHDFGLTKIPICKNISIKYPPSDLSIYVDKKHIYSNNVSVYILNMFCETDASNPPCTIEWESDNDNLRYVHINKWTDRENGSFRSVANVLYNVTKDMAGVTITCSTICDHFPSHLNASYAISFSGSQTFGNDNQTFSSTSRYPIDKVLLGTGVSCGFCILFIIGIGRYVLLKRRKVNAINTIEIVENHSDTSSDNGMLHIATEGVQYAVVHRQAATRWTETQQPHDDDSLTYAELNIKFLQEANARVLTKTKNTPTEYAELTFASTQKSA; translated from the exons ATGCCACGACAATGGATGCTTATATGTGCTCAACTTGCCGTACTCGCTTCTG CTCTATTTGGGTACATATCGGCTGCACCAAACCATTATGGAACAATATCAGTAGTAGGACCAGCTTTTGTGAACAGGGAGGTAACACTGAAAGCGACACCGTTCTACCCTTGGGGATGTCACGTAGAATGGAAATACATTATTGACGGACAAACACAAGTTCAAACAATGGATGCTGACTTTGCTACAAGATATTCGGCGGATGAATCATTCTTTTTGAAATGGAAGGCAACAGTTGCATACAACAAATCTGTCTTCTACGCCGTATGTTCAACTAACACATCGATTAGAACAAACATCGTATCATTAAATATGACAG ATATTGTTGGAAAATGTGGAACTCTCGTGCTATTAAACCAAGTTGTTCAAGGCGAGGATGTCAAATTAGGGTACTTTCCGTCTGACCTTTCTATATGGTACGAAACATCCCTTAGACGAACATGGATTAAGAACAGCAAAGAGTTAAAGCTACGCGAAGGTTATAACGTAGAGGAAGAATTATCTGCATATCTTTACACATTAACGGTACTcaactttgataaaaaagatgAGGGATCATATGTTTTAGTATGCAATGCAACAGCAACCACGGAATCTGTGCAGCTTTATATTCTAG agAGACCGAGTTACCCAGTTCTCGGTCCAAAGTCCCCTGACTTTAATACAAcagaatgcatttatgtttatggaGGCTCCGACTTGTATTGCAAAACTGAAAATGGAACAAACCCCGTACAAGTCGAACTTAAACTGGACCAGAATTCATTTGTTCTTGCTGAAAGCAAAGAGATCAAAGGGTTATACCGATTCCATGACCTTTATCAACAAATGGCTGGACTGTCAAGACAGAATGTGACATGCCTAGTTTCAAATCCAGCCCTTGAAACACCCTACGACGTGCATGGCATTCTCTGTAACGTAG AGAAAGGTACCCGGCCCGTGATAACAGTTCCTGAATTCCTTGATGGAGAAAGTTCGACAACAGTCTGTGAAGTGCACAATGCTTTCCCAGCTCCGGCAATAGAAATACGCGTTGGCACATTTTTGCTAGCTGATGTTCAACAAACCgattcatttaatatatcttCTAATACTTTTACAAGCCGTGCAAAGGCGACAAAGACTAATAAGACGTGGAATGGAAAACAAATGTGTTGCACCAGCAAACATGATTTTGGTTTAACAAAAATTCCAATATGCAAAAACATCagtataaaat ATCCTCCGTCGGATCTTTCCATATACGTCgacaaaaaacatatatatagcaACAATGTTTCTGTCTATatcttaaacatgttttgtgaaACGGATGCATCAAATCCGCCTTGCACAATTGAATGGGAAAGTGACAACGATAATTTAAGATACGTTCACATCAACAAATGGACGGATCGTGAAAATGGGAGTTTCCGATCTGTTGCCAACGTGCTCTACAATGTCACTAAAGACATGGCGGGTGTAACTATTACATGTTCAACAATATGCGACCATTTCCCATCGCATTTAAATGCAAGCTATGCAATATCATTTTCTG GAAGTCAAACCTTTGGAAATGACAatcaaacattttcttcaacATCCCGATATCCTATCGACAAGGTACTTCTTGGGACAGGCGTTTCCTGTGGATTCTGCATCTTGTTTATTATCGGAATCGGAA GATATGTTTTGCTGAAACGGCGAAAGGTCAACGCAATCAACACAATAGAGAT tgttgAAAATCACAGCG ACACTTCCTCGGACAATGGCATGCTACACATAGCAACGGAAGGAGTTCAGTACGCAGTCGTCCATAGGCAGGCGGCCACACGGTGGACTGAAACGCAG CAACCACATGATGACGACAGCCTAACGTACGCCGAGTTGAACATCAAGTTCCTACAGGAAGCTAACGCCAGAGTTCTtacaaagacaaagaacacgcCGACAGAGTATGCTGAGCTTACGTTTGCCTCAACACAGAAATCTGCTTAA